Proteins encoded in a region of the Paenibacillus wynnii genome:
- a CDS encoding aldo/keto reductase: protein MYKSTKPDLAEIAQANRRSRITLADGATVPRIGQGTWFMGDSTSDREGEIAALRLGVELGMNLIDTAEMYGDGKSELLVGEAIKGIREDVFLVSKVYPHNAGQEKIVTSCEESLKRLGTDYLDLYLLHWRGDIPLEETVEGMEHLVTKGKIARWGVSNLDTEDMKELTRIAGGTHCVTNQVLYHLGSRGIEYDLLPWQRSRKMPIMAYSPLAQAGSLRKGLVENEIVQEIAKKHNASPLQILLAWTTREGDVMAIPKASSCEHVIENASAGLLQLTAEEHWRLDDAFQMPSWKVPLDMI, encoded by the coding sequence ATGTACAAGAGTACAAAACCAGACTTAGCTGAGATTGCACAAGCAAACCGTAGATCAAGAATTACACTTGCCGATGGAGCTACAGTACCCAGAATCGGACAGGGGACCTGGTTTATGGGCGATTCCACCTCTGATCGGGAAGGTGAGATTGCTGCTCTTAGGCTAGGTGTAGAACTGGGAATGAATCTTATTGATACTGCCGAGATGTATGGGGATGGCAAGTCTGAATTACTGGTTGGCGAAGCTATAAAAGGGATACGTGAGGATGTGTTCCTGGTCTCTAAGGTATATCCGCATAATGCGGGTCAAGAGAAAATTGTGACCAGCTGTGAGGAAAGTCTGAAACGGCTTGGAACCGATTATCTGGATCTCTACCTGCTGCATTGGCGGGGAGATATCCCTCTTGAAGAAACAGTGGAGGGCATGGAGCATTTGGTTACTAAGGGCAAAATAGCAAGATGGGGCGTATCCAATCTCGATACAGAGGATATGAAGGAACTAACCCGTATTGCGGGAGGAACCCATTGTGTCACCAACCAGGTGTTATACCATTTGGGGTCACGCGGTATTGAATATGACCTGCTGCCATGGCAGCGAAGCCGTAAAATGCCTATTATGGCCTATTCGCCTTTGGCTCAGGCAGGATCGTTGCGCAAAGGCTTGGTCGAAAATGAGATTGTTCAGGAGATAGCAAAGAAACATAATGCTTCACCTCTACAAATTTTACTTGCTTGGACGACTCGTGAGGGTGATGTAATGGCGATTCCGAAAGCTTCCTCGTGTGAGCATGTGATTGAAAATGCATCTGCAGGATTACTGCAATTAACAGCTGAGGAGCATTGGAGGCTGGACGACGCCTTTCAGATGCCTTCGTGGAAGGTTCCACTCGACATGATTTAA
- a CDS encoding DMT family transporter, whose translation MAWLSLIVAGMFEMFGVAMMNKLNRVRSWQVICLLCLGFGGSFLFLSLAMKTLPMSTAYALWTGIGASGGAVLGMLLYGESKDFRRVLFIVMILGAAVGLKLVD comes from the coding sequence GTGGCATGGTTATCACTGATTGTGGCAGGAATGTTTGAGATGTTTGGGGTGGCGATGATGAATAAGCTGAACAGGGTGCGTAGTTGGCAAGTGATTTGTTTGCTTTGTTTAGGCTTTGGAGGGAGTTTTCTCTTTTTATCACTGGCGATGAAAACATTGCCGATGAGTACTGCTTATGCGCTATGGACGGGTATAGGTGCTTCTGGCGGGGCCGTTTTGGGGATGCTTCTGTATGGAGAATCTAAGGATTTTCGGCGCGTGCTATTTATAGTAATGATTCTAGGGGCGGCAGTGGGGCTAAAGTTGGTAGACTAA